agctccacaaggctccggcaggttggtggcgatccctgctgtactctttcgccacaactttctctcattctttcttccgttggcctgctcgcttagacagcggggtggcgtcattcgaaggctaaaacaatgcgaagcgcattgtgaccagcgatgtgtaacaacatctgatagcctggtcggtcacgtgatcacgtgatatatatatatgtatatgtatatgtatatatatatctatatgaatatatatatgtatatgtatttgatatTTACCACGTAAACTACgatgaaaaaatataagatattgtaaatcattttttttttgcgtgtgtgcaggggttccttgagacatgtaatttattttaagcgttacgcaagggtaaaaaggttgagaaacggTGCACTATAGCCTAACACTGCAGCAGTGCATGACACCAGTGCTGTACAATAGAACAACACTGCATTGACTGGTGCACAATATGATGCATTATCACATAGCTACCGAGCTAAGGGAACGAGGTGAGCTTCAACGGCGAAGATCAACAGCCTTTTGTAAAGGCTCCAATCATGTCGTCTACGGAACTGGACCACCAATTTTTACATTTGCTTATGGCCACTTacttataggtgcaggtatggcaatgtggtaagaagcttgcttaccaaccacatggttccaggttcagtcgcactgcgtcgcagcttgggcaagtgtcatctattgTAGCCTTCAGCTGACcgaaaccttgtaagtggatttggcaggcggaaactgagaaagcccgtcgtatgtgtgtgtgtgtgtgtgtgtgtgtgtgtgtgtgtgtgtgtgtgtgtgtgtgtgtgtgtgtatgtgtgtgtgtgtgtttgtgtttctcgccccaccaccgcttgacagctggtgttggtgtgtttacgttcctgtaacttaccTGTTCCGCAAATGAGCCCGAtattataagtactaggcttttaaaatacaagttctggggtcgatttgttcgactagaacctttcaaggcggtaccctaacatgaccgcagtcaaatgattgaatcaAGTAAAGATAGAAATAAGAAGCCAACGTGTTTAATGCATCATATCATTCATACCCATAATCATATATCATCTCCACGTATTCACCTCATTTCTTTTGCAAGTCATACTTATGTAAACATGAATCAATCAAACTGCGACTCAAACGACTACGTAAAAAATCTCGACTGCTTAATTAGGCACAAATACATcaaatttaaaaaagcaaaaattcaAAATAGTCCAAGGTCCACAAGGACCACCTCGATGGCCCCACTTGTAGGACGCAGCCCACCAATCACTGATCTGCCCGTTCGCTTATTCTGTTACAAGTAACAACCGAATTCTCTTATTCACACCCTATCATCTAAAAATACGAAAGACATatttttccttctcgagccccGCCTGGCCCCATAAGAGCCGGCTTCACGGTTTcattagcgtataggttccccacctggacgggacgccggtccgtcgcatgaGCTGCTAGatccaggaggaaagagtgagagaaaactgtggcgaaagagtcagcagaaggttgccattaccttctgccggagccgcgtggagcttaggtgttttcgctcataaacatacacatcatccagtttgagattcgaacccacggtccctcgaccgcgaatccgctgctctaaccaataggccatgGGCCTGCACGAAAGACATATGGAACAATGCTAGACTTAGATGTGCAAAACAACTGGGTAGTGAAGACTGGAATATCTTTCATCATGGGCCTACTCGATCGaagttggcctagggctataagtTCAACTACAAACATTGCACTATAAAACACAGCTGTCAAAATTGGCACAGACACCCAACCCCTATAATAGAACCAACCCTTGTTGTAGAATGAAGTCAGCTTCATTCACAAATCCCTTCCAACACTCAGTGCGTGTGACCCCGGACATGTGATCTAGAAAATTGCATCTTCGTTTGTCGCGTCCCAAATCTGACGCCATCCCATCTAATGCCTTTACGTGGGGCACTCAACGCCCTACAAACAACTATTAAATATcacttctactatagacacaaggccggaatttttgagggaggggtctagttgattatatcgttgCCAGTGCTTgtctggtacctaatttatcaaatccgaaaggatgaaaggcaaagtcgacctcggcggaacttgaactcagaacgttaagacggacgaaatgcctctaagtagTTTATCCGGCGTGTTAGCGGTTGTGCTATCTCGCTGCCTTAAAAAAAACCAGCTAAATATCATTCAAATCATTCTCTACTGTATTTTAAAAAGGGAGAACATATTGGATAACGTAGTCCCAGGTAGACTATgcctaaacaaaaacaatatggtCACAGCTGAGAAAGCATCACAATTCCATGCACACTCTACCTTCTTTAAAGATGGCTTATTTTACATGGTTATAGAAAAAGACGGTGTGGTCACGGCTGGAGGACTTTTGATTGTAAGTTTCTGGATCACGACTCACAACAATAGGAACAACAACATCCATGATTACACTGTACGCTAGTAGATGCTTGAGTAATTTCATCTTAATCTTATACATATCGGGACCCCATGAAGAAGGAAGTTAACTTCAGAGTGACTGGGGTCTTATCCATGGGGAAATTGAGACAGCTATCTCATTTGCTTATTACAAGAAAATCGTAGTCACACTGGATGAGGTAGGTATGAGGTGTTGGCATATATTTACATCACGTAATGCAGTCGGATCTCACAGGTGTTATATATTTCGTTGAAATCTTCGTTCACTTGACATTACCCAAGACGTTTCTACTCAAATAATAGAAACTTCCTCTTCGTGcgttaaaaataaaaacgaacaAGTGTTATAAGTCCAATACATTCAGTAAACTAAACGTCTTGGACTATATAGACAAAGTAGATCGATGTAGGTTTGGTCTTCGAAGTTAACTGATCAAAGAAACAAACATGTTTCGATCTTATTAGGCTTCCTCAGTTAAGCATATTCAATATTCTATTCAATAAGCAACAGTAAACGggacctatgcatacatacatacatacatacatacatacatacatacatacatacatacatacatacatacatgtatgtgtgtgtgtgtggaggcgcgtggcttagtggttaaggtgtcagcatcatgatcgtaagattgtggtttcgattcttggaccgagtGACgtgtttgttcttgagcaaaacatttcatttcacgtttctccagtccactcagctggcaaaaaggagtaacgctgcgatggattggcgtcctgtccagctggggaacacatacgcccgggaaaccgggcccatgagcttggctaggctttaaaagggcgcatttatttttattgtatatatatattagagcaaAATAGCTGAAAAAAATACCCCAACATCTGAAACATTCTTCAGGCATACAAAACCCAAATACGGTAAGGAAAGAGGGCCACGTGTCCCTTATACTGGAATTGAAAAACTTCGATCAGCTGATCTCACACCAGTTATCTTTctttcctgtttgtttgtttgttcttctaGATTTTTATCTCACGTGGAGGGAGTTTTAGATCACTAATTACTCGGATCATCTTTGTCAATTGAATaccaatttattatataatacatctatatataatatgaagaatATTCCCCAAAGCCGCGGTGTTTTCCAACGACCATATTGTTGGTTTTTATAATAAACTGCACTGGACCACGTTGCACACAGATCGTTGCACCGTGCTACACTGCGCTGTGCAATGCTACGATAGACCAGGAGACACTGCTGAACACCAAAATGCAGTACAGTTGATTGCACTTCACAATACTACGTTACACAACACTGTGTAACATTATACGACACCACACCACCAATATACCACTCCACGTGACACTATATCACATCACCCTGCACCACACCACTCCACACAACACAACACTGCAACTCTGCACCACACTGcatcacaccacatcacatcacatcactcCACACAACACCACTCCATACAACACAACACCACTCCATACAACGCAACACCACTCCATACAACACAACACTGCAGCACACCACATCACACTACTCCGTACTGcacaacacaacaccacacaacaccacacgaCATAATACCtcacaacaccacaccacacttcatcacaaaacacaccaacacacatcaaACCACCTCACAACACACCACTACATAACAtaccaccacacaacacacaaccacacaccatCACATAACAGCACACCACGAAACACACACCATACTACACAAAAACAACACCATACCACCCAACACAACACCGCAtaacacaacaccacaccacacctcacataccaccacacaacacaccgCCACACAACACATCATACAACGCCACATGACAGGACACTACACAACACCACAAAACACAACACGACACAACCctccacacaacaccacaccacacaacaacacaccgcacaacaccacaccacacaacacagcGCCCCACAACACCACTCCACACTACTCTAGCCAACGAGATAGTCTCTACATGGTCACTgtgattgctagaaatagcaaccaaattccttAAGCCACTCAGTAAGGTCATCTGTCACGTTGGATACTGTATGTCCGTGGTTCCCAGTACGTGAAAAGAGATCTACTGCATGGCCACAGTGACTGGACATAGGAAGTAGACAGGTGGTCACTCAGCATAAACATAGACAGGGCGTAGAGTTGGTTGGTCACACAACGTAGTCACAGTCATTGAACATAGGAGTGGACGGACAGACAGCGACTGGACATAGAAGATCCACCAGTGGTCACTTAAGCGTGGATACTGTGACTGGACATAAGAGTGGACAGCCACAAGGCATGGCCACAAGGCATGGCCTCAAGGCATGGCCACAGCGCATCGGGAATAGTGTAGGTGGTCACACGGCATGGCCACGCGGACATTATGGGACATTATGTCTAACAGGGAATTGCTGTTGATCATAGGTATACTGGGTCAAGGTtagcctagggttaaacagctacaataacaacaactacactaCGGAAAAACTACACATTGCACGCTGCAACACGTGGTCGGTCGACCTgacagaaaaagcagccaaatcttcttcaaaccaTACTCAGTcatcttaataatatttataatgtatttaaggcggtaaactggcagaatcattagcacgccggaaaaaatgcttagcggcgtatCGTCcgactttacgctctgagttcaaattcctgcgaggtcgactctgcctttcatcgcttgggaggtcgataagataagtagcaATTGAGAACTGGGATTGGTGCAATCAAATTACCCCCTCCGCCCGGaacgtgctggccttgtgccaaaacttgaagcaaatatttattaattcatttaaggcggcaagctggcagaatcgttaacacgccgggcaaaatacgtggcagcatttcgtccgtctttacgaactgagttcaaattctgccgaggccgactttgcctctcatctatAAGTACCAACCAAGCAGTGGGGGGGggtccgatgtaatcgacttacccccgccCCCGAACttactggcgttgtgccaaaacttgtatttatatacaatatttataatgtAGTGTGAGAcgaaaaataactgaaaaataataTGATAGCCATGGTTGGATTGTCTTTAGTTATAAACTTGTGCATTTGAAGAGTGTTAACCAGGTCTatacaatatcaacaacatcacaCATCACACGATATAGCACCGTTACGCATCATATCACATCACACGACAGCACTATAGTACATGCGTGCATATTATAACACACTTGATTATACTAACAACACCACACTATAACAATCTACACAGCACCACACTACATCGCCCTCACAACGCAACAACATACTACGCTACGCTTCACAATACCAAAGAACGTCACACAACGCTATTCTACATCGAATTTAGATAGACAGCGGCACGTCTACCAAGTTTTACTATCTCCTGTAATCAGTTGCctttgaaagtgaaagtgaaagtaagcgGGATGGATGCGTGCAGGTTGGACTgtacggtggcggcggcggcgacggtggcggtggtagtggtggtggtagtggtggtggtggtgggtaacaAGCAGTGGAAGGGAGTGAGAGATagggagaggaggaaagagaaagagtgaggaagaagaagacagagtgagggagaaggaaagaaggggagagaggtcAATGGGTCAGATAAAAACCCCTATCATAATCAGAAACTCATCCATTCTTAGTTTTCGCAACTATTTTACTTTtcccttattttttcttttttgtttaggggccgttatagcaacaacaacaagaagaagaacaacagcaagaAAGGGTGGACTTACTTGGCGGTGATGTCCTATTGTCATATCTGTTGGAACTGTTTGTATTGTATCCTCCATACATTGAGAGACCGAATTTATGGCGGGGCTGAGGATTGGAGTGCTGAgtatgctgttgttggtggtgatgatgatggacgtGGCGGTACTACTGCTGATACTGGAGGTggtattgctgttgatgttgttgatggcggtggtgttgctgctagtggtggtggtgatggtggtggtgtagtttGTGGGGAtgctgttgttggttgtggtggtggtggtgttggcggctgATGTCGTTGTAGTGCTACCAGTTTGTTCGACGCTACCTCCACCGCCAGGCGCcgtggcagcggcagcagcggcggcggcggcgggggtagtggttgtggtgctgggGGAATTCGAAGCACTGTGTAAACCTCCATTTGTGCCGTTGCTACCTCCAGCACCAACATTAACGACGCCGCCATTACTACCACATtcaccactatcaccgccaccgccatcacctccaccactactactgttactgctactactactactgccatcaccaccaccaccaccaccattactgcctGCTGCGCCTCCATTACTGTTTCCTCCATAACTGCTTACAATCGGGTCCCCCAGCAGATAGAGGACGCGTAATTCATACTCTGTGAGGTAGGAACGTATTTGCGAGTCGTCACCCAACATGGCGACACTGCGTACCTCCATGGCTCGTTTTTTGGTGCGAGTTTTCATGTCTTCCCATTTCTTCTTCACTTCCTCCACCGAACGGCCCACGGGGGAAACGGTGTTCACCAGTTCAGCTATTTCCTGCCAGGCTTTCATTTTCTTGGCATTGGTCACGCTATCAGTAAATTTGGCATTTACGGTCGACATACGTTTACCTATGCCCTCCATAATGGCCGACACTTCAGACGCGGCAAAATTACTTTTccgcttctttttcttccttctctgtACTTCCATGTTTACTGGggtttacttacacacacacatacacacacacacacatgtgtgtgtatatatatatatatatagatatatatatatatatatatgtatatataatatatgtacatacatagatatataataggttaatatatatacgtatacatatatatgtgtgtatattgtatgtaagaAAAAAGTTGCTTTGGTGTGGATGGATGCTGGGTAAGGGTGGGGaatgtatatctttttttttaatgtttttcacattttttacaATTCATATTTGTTTGCAGTATTTTTTTAAACTCTTTTCTTtcaacttttttcatttttctttttcttttttttttgtttttttttcttcatgaagtttttaaaaacatttgttttgggaggtttaaaatattgttatcattatctaaattagtatgaaattttagtaaattaataaaaattatatttataataataataataataatatccattctttttacttttctattgtcattttttaaaaagtctttgtatgttatatataatgtacgtatgggtgtgggtgtgtatatatatatatgtgtgtgtgtgtgtgtgtgtatgtatggtatgtatgtatgattttgttgttgttgattatttttcctttctttctttcctgctcTCAGAAAACGATATTAGTAAGAATGACTTAGATGGTTTGTCCGTGAATGGAAGCTAAATCGATTGACTGagagatgtgtgtgagtgagtacatGCTGCGAACAACACACGCAAGTACTCTTTACTATAGATGAAGTAAGTCTGCGTGTAGGTAGCGagaaatgtgcgtgcgtgtgtgtgtgtgtagcggtgtgtgtctgtgtgtacgtgcgtgcaccagtgtatgtgtgcgtgtgcgtgcctcATCCACtctttatagaaataaatgtaagaCTACGGTATTTTATGTGCGTGCCTGTGTCCCAGCGTtacg
The sequence above is a segment of the Octopus sinensis unplaced genomic scaffold, ASM634580v1 Contig04175, whole genome shotgun sequence genome. Coding sequences within it:
- the LOC115227514 gene encoding keratin, type II cytoskeletal 1-like, with protein sequence MEVQRRKKKKRKSNFAASEVSAIMEGIGKRMSTVNAKFTDSVTNAKKMKAWQEIAELVNTVSPVGRSVEEVKKKWEDMKTRTKKRAMEVRSVAMLGDDSQIRSYLTEYELRVLYLLGDPIVSSYGGNSNGGAAGSNGGGGGGDGSSSSSSNSSSGGGDGGGGDSGECGSNGGVVNVGAGGSNGTNGGLHSASNSPSTTTTTPAAAAAAAAATAPGGGGSVEQTGSTTTTSAANTTTTTTNNSIPTNYTTTITTTTSSNTTAINNINSNTTSSISSSTATSIIITTNNSILSTPILSPAINSVSQCMEDTIQTVPTDMTIGHHRQVITLKLTSFFMGSRYV